A genomic region of Saccopteryx bilineata isolate mSacBil1 chromosome 1, mSacBil1_pri_phased_curated, whole genome shotgun sequence contains the following coding sequences:
- the DDI1 gene encoding protein DDI1 homolog 1, translating to MLVTVYCVRKDLSEVTFSLQLSPDFELRNFRMLCELESGIPAEEIQITYMERLLTDDHSSLGSYGLKDGDVVILLQKENVSRRPSGRMSSLPRVDSMGVAMPGTSGSRQCHAPPAQQAHGLGSGEKMTSAQGLDNPALIRSMLLANPHDLSLLKERNPRLADALLSGNLETFSQVLMDQQMERALRDQERLRLYSADPFDSEVQAKIEEEIRQQNIEENMNIAMEEAPESFGQVTMLYINCKVNGHPLKAFVDSGAQMTIMSQACAERCNIIRLVDRRWGGIAKGVGTQRIMGRVHLAQIQIEGDFLQCSFSILEDQPMDILLGLDMLRRHQCSIDLKKNVLVIGTTGTQTHFLPEGELPPCAKLVSGTGQEDSSDKDVADTIQHSVKGSGRKKH from the coding sequence ATGCTGGTCACTGTGTACTGTGTGCGAAAGGACCTCTCTGAGGTCACCTTCTCTCTCCAGCTCAGCCCGGACTTTGAGCTCCGAAATTTCCGCATGCTCTGTGAGCTCGAATCTGGCATCCCCGCCGAGGAGATCCAGATCACCTACATGGAGCGGCTCCTCACCGACGACCACTCTTCCCTGGGCTCCTATGGCCTCAAGGATGGCGATGTGGTTATTCTACTTCAGAAGGAGAATGTGAGCCGTCGGCCTTCGGGGCGGATGTCAAGCCTGCCTCGGGTAGATTCCATGGGGGTAGCCATGCCCGGGACTTCTGGCTCCCGGCAGTGCCATGCACCACCGGCCCAGCAGGCCCATGGCTTAGGCTCTGGAGAGAAGATGACATCTGCTCAAGGTCTAGACAACCCAGCCTTGATTCGAAGCATGCTGCTTGCCAATCCCCATGATCTGTCCCTGCTGAAGGAACGCAATCCCCGCTTGGCAGACGCCCTGCTCAGCGGAAACCTTGAGACATTTTCTCAGGTCCTGATGGATCAGCAAATGGAAAGGGCCCTGAGAGATCAAGAGAGGCTTCGTCTCTACTCTGCTGACCCATTTGATTCGGAAGTTCAGgccaaaatagaagaagaaatccGGCAGCAAAACATCGAGGAGAACATGAACATAGCAATGGAAGAGGCTCCAGAGAGTTTTGGACAAGTGACCATGCTCTATATCAACTGCAAAGTGAATGGACATCCCTTGAAGGCTTTTGTTGACTCAGGGGCACAGATGACTATTATGAGCCAAGCCTGTGCTGAGAGATGTAATATAATACGGCTGGTGGACAGAAGATGGGGTGGGATTGCTAAAGGAGTGGGCACACAGAGAATTATGGGCCGAGTTCATCTAGCTCAGATCCAAATCGAAGGCGATTTCTTGCAATGCTCTTTCTCTATCCTTGAGGATCAGCCCATGGACATACTTCTGGGCCTAGATATGCTCAGGAGACATCAATGTTCCATTGACTTGAAGAAAAATGTGCTGGTGATTGGCACCACTGGCACCCAGACTCACTTTCTTCCTGAGGGAGAGTTACCCCCGTGTGCCAAGCTGGTAAGTGGCACTGGGCAAGAAGACTCTTCAGACAAGGATGTAGCAGATACTATTCAACATTCGGTCAAAGGTTCAGGacgaaaaaagcattaa